One genomic region from Bacillus sp. SLBN-46 encodes:
- a CDS encoding DUF1284 domain-containing protein has translation MYKLRGHHLFCLLGYRGMGYSQEYVENMTRLHQTLRENPETLIELVKGPDQLCEKYPNTGDYHCQDANLYERDAVILEKMDLLIGKILKWEDIEARIKRQVVPTDIQIVCETCHWRTYGVCEEGIQEILDGKGLREVK, from the coding sequence ATGTATAAGCTACGTGGACATCATCTTTTTTGCCTTTTGGGCTATCGTGGAATGGGCTATTCCCAAGAATATGTGGAAAATATGACGCGTTTGCATCAAACCTTGAGGGAGAACCCTGAAACGTTGATTGAGCTTGTAAAAGGACCTGATCAATTATGTGAAAAGTACCCGAACACTGGCGATTACCACTGTCAGGATGCCAACCTCTATGAGAGGGATGCTGTTATTTTAGAAAAAATGGACCTTCTAATCGGGAAAATCCTGAAGTGGGAAGACATTGAGGCCCGCATCAAAAGGCAGGTCGTCCCCACTGATATTCAGATTGTTTGTGAAACCTGCCACTGGCGAACCTACGGGGTTTGTGAAGAAGGCATTCAAGAGATTCTTGATGGGAAGGGCTTAAGAGAAGTGAAATAA
- a CDS encoding DUF6376 family protein gives MKKVHFFLIIAASLFLNACSFLGEVNNSIEYVNQATDHINKLNTFAEEAPQLIEQAANDLAIQKELETKLVTLKQDIVAFININDVPTVAKDIHQELVVKNELLLDEINEVLQNGHLALDQLESSQLFTTVNDVTNLLNRIKNLGQ, from the coding sequence ATGAAAAAAGTACATTTTTTTCTTATAATTGCGGCCTCACTGTTCCTAAACGCATGCTCATTTCTAGGGGAAGTGAATAATTCAATTGAATATGTCAATCAAGCGACTGACCATATTAATAAATTAAATACCTTTGCAGAGGAAGCTCCTCAATTGATCGAGCAAGCTGCCAATGATTTAGCTATCCAGAAAGAACTTGAAACTAAATTGGTGACCCTTAAGCAGGATATAGTAGCCTTTATTAACATCAATGACGTCCCTACTGTGGCAAAAGACATCCATCAAGAATTAGTTGTTAAAAATGAACTCTTACTTGACGAAATCAACGAAGTGTTACAAAACGGACATTTGGCGTTGGATCAGTTAGAAAGCTCCCAACTATTTACAACGGTTAATGACGTAACCAATTTGTTAAATAGAATAAAAAACCTGGGGCAATAG
- a CDS encoding histidine phosphatase family protein gives MQILLIRHGESEDDFLEENYNGTTDLPLTPNGRIQVEKMAQRVLNEFPPDFIWSSTLKRARETAEKLTNMIGCPVEYIDQLREQQESESNLEFRLRGERVLSIIKENSSEYTRVAVVTHGGMITKMIESFLELPKENNKWFHTNNTGIHFLDYYKGLQIIRFANSTSHLD, from the coding sequence ATGCAGATTTTGTTGATTCGTCACGGAGAATCGGAAGATGACTTTTTAGAGGAAAATTATAATGGAACAACAGATTTGCCTTTAACACCCAATGGACGGATACAAGTAGAGAAAATGGCGCAACGCGTATTAAATGAGTTTCCACCTGATTTTATATGGAGTAGTACGTTAAAAAGAGCTAGGGAAACTGCCGAGAAATTAACCAATATGATTGGTTGTCCTGTTGAATACATAGATCAGTTAAGAGAACAACAGGAATCAGAGAGTAATCTAGAATTTAGGTTGCGCGGGGAAAGGGTTCTTTCAATTATCAAAGAAAATAGTAGTGAGTATACTAGAGTTGCAGTAGTAACCCACGGTGGAATGATCACCAAAATGATTGAAAGTTTTCTTGAATTACCAAAGGAAAATAATAAATGGTTCCACACCAATAATACAGGAATTCATTTTTTGGATTATTACAAGGGTCTACAAATAATAAGGTTTGCAAATAGTACATCTCACTTAGATTAA
- a CDS encoding SRPBCC family protein gives MESVKQVTVETTVQSPVEKVWEYWTEPTHITKWNSASDDWHTPVAENDLRPGGKFHSRMEAKDGSFGFDFGGIYDEVKLHEVIAYTLGDGRKVQITFKGQGNETQVIETFDAETTNPVEMQQQGWQAILDNFKKYAEQS, from the coding sequence ATGGAATCAGTTAAACAAGTAACAGTAGAAACAACTGTTCAATCACCCGTTGAAAAGGTATGGGAATACTGGACAGAGCCCACTCATATAACCAAATGGAACAGTGCTTCAGACGACTGGCACACACCAGTTGCAGAAAATGATCTAAGACCAGGTGGGAAATTCCATTCGCGCATGGAGGCCAAAGATGGCAGTTTTGGCTTCGATTTTGGTGGAATTTATGATGAAGTGAAATTGCATGAAGTGATCGCTTATACACTCGGCGATGGAAGAAAAGTTCAAATTACCTTTAAAGGTCAAGGAAACGAAACCCAAGTAATCGAAACGTTTGATGCTGAAACGACGAATCCCGTTGAGATGCAGCAACAAGGATGGCAGGCGATTCTAGACAACTTCAAAAAATACGCAGAGCAATCGTAA
- a CDS encoding YqzG/YhdC family protein, producing the protein MKKLLICLVIIFVSSSSGIYSSNFTHTSYAQRKPIPPYAKWGRLAMKSTQEKYPNAQINDYLHIGRISGSRSSTEKFKLWLKDQQKEFGVLVDIEFNNTTEKVIRVTFKETTK; encoded by the coding sequence ATGAAAAAGTTATTGATTTGTTTAGTCATTATTTTCGTTTCAAGCTCAAGTGGTATCTATTCATCGAACTTTACTCATACCTCATACGCACAACGGAAACCTATTCCTCCCTATGCTAAGTGGGGACGTTTGGCAATGAAGAGTACTCAGGAGAAGTACCCAAATGCCCAAATTAATGACTATCTCCATATCGGACGAATTAGCGGTTCTCGGTCGTCAACTGAGAAATTTAAATTATGGCTAAAAGATCAACAAAAAGAATTTGGCGTTTTAGTAGATATTGAATTTAACAATACAACAGAAAAAGTCATTAGGGTCACTTTTAAGGAAACCACCAAATGA
- a CDS encoding ECF transporter S component has product MNTTLSSTGSTKTRVIVINALFIALTLVATMFINIRLPLMGNGGLIHLGNVPLFIAALVYGKRTGFIAGAFGMGLFDVISGWALWSPFTFVIVGAMGFVVGLISEKVPGKRVVVNSLAIATALIIKVVGYYFAEVILYGNWIQPFGSVPGNIMQVVIAGIIVVPLVGRLKKRAKQ; this is encoded by the coding sequence ATGAATACAACATTATCATCGACAGGATCAACTAAAACAAGAGTCATCGTCATTAACGCACTTTTCATCGCCTTAACCCTCGTAGCCACAATGTTCATTAACATTAGGCTCCCATTAATGGGTAACGGAGGTCTCATCCATTTGGGTAACGTACCTCTTTTTATTGCTGCCTTAGTATACGGCAAAAGAACAGGATTCATAGCAGGCGCTTTCGGAATGGGCTTGTTCGATGTGATTTCTGGTTGGGCCCTATGGTCACCATTTACCTTTGTCATTGTTGGGGCAATGGGCTTTGTAGTCGGACTTATTTCCGAGAAAGTACCTGGCAAAAGGGTCGTTGTGAACTCTTTGGCAATCGCAACTGCGTTAATCATCAAGGTGGTTGGCTACTATTTTGCCGAGGTGATTCTATACGGAAACTGGATTCAGCCTTTTGGTTCGGTCCCTGGAAACATCATGCAGGTCGTCATAGCGGGTATCATCGTAGTCCCTCTTGTAGGACGATTAAAGAAAAGAGCTAAACAGTAA
- a CDS encoding isochorismatase family cysteine hydrolase, whose translation MNNQNGKTALLVMDLQNGIVSRFAENTEILQPFQRAVEAARQNHIPVIFVRVGFSEGYPEVSPTNKIFSAISKAGGMTLMDSSTQIHESVQPKPDEPIITKYRISAFAGSNLEVILRAQQINTLILSGISTSGVVLSTVREAADKDFSITVLSDACLDADSEVHRVLMEKVFPRQAEVQNVEGWIGTLK comes from the coding sequence ATGAACAATCAAAATGGTAAAACGGCATTGTTAGTAATGGATCTTCAAAATGGTATTGTATCCCGCTTCGCAGAAAACACTGAGATTCTTCAACCGTTCCAGAGAGCTGTGGAAGCCGCTCGGCAAAATCATATACCCGTTATTTTTGTTCGAGTAGGGTTTAGTGAAGGCTACCCAGAGGTCAGTCCAACAAACAAGATATTCTCAGCTATCTCTAAAGCCGGTGGAATGACCCTCATGGATTCATCTACCCAAATTCACGAATCTGTCCAGCCTAAGCCTGATGAGCCCATTATTACCAAGTATCGTATTAGTGCCTTTGCGGGCAGCAATCTTGAAGTCATCCTTCGCGCACAACAAATTAACACACTTATTCTCAGCGGAATTTCTACAAGTGGAGTAGTATTATCAACAGTAAGGGAAGCGGCGGATAAAGACTTTTCCATTACTGTGCTTTCGGATGCGTGTCTGGATGCAGATTCTGAGGTTCACCGTGTGCTCATGGAAAAAGTATTCCCGCGCCAAGCGGAAGTGCAGAATGTTGAAGGTTGGATTGGCACTTTGAAGTGA
- a CDS encoding aminoglycoside phosphotransferase family protein translates to MTKLEPIHLSEIPIEIKQYVGTIHSISFPRQGYTSDVGIIDTSSGMYALKRTKGEIFSSWLHKEVTVINLLVSGSTLPIPKVKRFIMEKNKGQSWALLDFFEGETLRTALFNEEDAEKRREMIFNFGKTLSQIHLTPCPKEFIHEQPWIDKMLIQAECNLKNSKVDGTGPLLEKIKMNRPNEYKQTLIHGDYTIDNVLVKNGLITGVIDWGGGAYGDPRYDVSIAIRPKPNAFENEVDQQIFFEGYGKKIINKREYDYFVNGLYEFF, encoded by the coding sequence GTGACCAAATTGGAACCAATTCATTTGAGCGAAATCCCTATTGAAATAAAACAATATGTGGGAACGATTCATTCTATTAGTTTTCCACGACAAGGATATACCTCTGATGTAGGAATAATTGATACAAGTAGTGGGATGTACGCACTAAAAAGAACAAAAGGGGAGATCTTTAGTTCTTGGCTACATAAAGAAGTAACCGTGATTAACCTTTTGGTTAGTGGAAGCACATTGCCCATTCCGAAAGTGAAGAGATTCATTATGGAAAAAAATAAAGGTCAATCTTGGGCTCTATTGGATTTTTTCGAGGGGGAAACCTTAAGAACGGCTTTATTCAACGAGGAAGATGCGGAGAAAAGAAGAGAGATGATATTTAACTTTGGAAAGACCCTTTCTCAAATCCATTTAACTCCTTGTCCAAAGGAATTCATACATGAACAACCTTGGATTGATAAAATGTTAATCCAGGCGGAATGTAATTTGAAAAATAGCAAGGTGGATGGAACGGGACCATTATTAGAAAAGATTAAAATGAATAGGCCTAATGAGTATAAGCAGACGCTTATTCACGGAGATTATACAATAGATAATGTATTAGTAAAAAACGGCCTCATTACAGGTGTAATCGATTGGGGTGGTGGAGCTTATGGAGACCCTAGATATGATGTTTCAATAGCTATTCGCCCCAAACCTAATGCGTTCGAGAATGAAGTAGATCAACAAATTTTCTTTGAAGGCTATGGGAAAAAGATCATTAATAAAAGGGAATATGATTATTTTGTTAACGGATTATACGAGTTCTTTTAA